From Lolium perenne isolate Kyuss_39 chromosome 5, Kyuss_2.0, whole genome shotgun sequence, a single genomic window includes:
- the LOC139831298 gene encoding uncharacterized protein has protein sequence MSCIKDVPTLRGDNYTEWRKKVDFAFVCAEVDWVVDTPQPIKPADPVRADGDTDDAWAKKKRDHAPVEMSYTLENRKWQTANKKCMAFIKNTIENAIVGSITECTSAGEYLEKIKSQFTGSSKTYATQLLKQLVTEKYTGGAHGIREHILRMSNMAAKLKPMDADLELKPALLVHLVMASLPQQFENFVINYNMSPEKWDIEKTIAMCVQEEDRLKAQNGGTINYVKDNKKRPFTPSNNGSPSKQYGKAPMQYQQKFQPRPLPVNKDQCLHCQKTGHYKKDRLLF, from the coding sequence ATGAgctgcatcaaggatgttcccACCCTTAGAGGGGATAACTACACGGAATGGAGGAAGAAGGTGGATTTCGCCTTCGTCTGTGCTGAGGTGGACTGGGTGGTTGACACACCGCAGCCCATCAAGCCTGCTGACCCCGTCAGAGCTGACGGGGATACTGATGATGCATGGGCTAAAAAGAAAAGAGACCATGCTCCTGTGGAGATGTCCTACACCCTAGAGAACAGAAAGTGGCAGACTGCCAACAAAAAGTGCATGGCTTTCATAAAGAATACAATTGAGAACGCTATAGTGGGCTCAATTACAGAGTGTACTTCCGCTGGGGAGTACCTAGAAAAGATAAAGAGCCAGTTCACTGGTTCTTCAAAGACATATGCAACCCAGCTGTTGAAGCAGCTGGTGACAGAAAAGTATACTGGAGGTGCACATGGCATCAGGGAGCACATCCTCAGGATGAGCAACATGGCTGCAAAGCTGAAGCCCATGGATGCTGACCTGGAGCTGAAGCCTGCACTTCTGGTTCACTTGGTGATGGCTTCATTGCCACAACAGTTTGAAAACTTTGTCATCAATTATAACATGAGCCCTGAGAAATGGGACATTGAAAAGACCATTGCCATGTGTGTGCAAGAGGAGGATAGACTCAAGGCACAGAATGGAGGTACCATCAATTATGTGAAGGACAATAAGAAAAGGCCCTTCACACCAAGCAACAATGGTTCTCCTTCAAAGCAATATGGTAAAGCCCCAATGCAGTATCAGCAGAAGTTCCAGCCCAGGCCATTGCCAGTGAACAAAGATCAGTGTCTTCACTGTCAGAAGACTGGGCACTACAAGAAAGATCGCCTGCTTTTCTGA